In Kineococcus sp. NBC_00420, a single genomic region encodes these proteins:
- a CDS encoding NAD(P)-dependent alcohol dehydrogenase, producing MRAVRVVGYHQPLQMQEVPTPEVTSPFDVVVKIGGAGVCRTDLHILEGQWAQKSGVTLPYTIGHENAGWVSAVGSAVTNVAEGDKVILHPNTTCGLCRACRSGDDVHCVAKGFPGIDVDGGYAEHLKTSARSVVKIDDSLEPSDVAALADAGLTAYHACAKAAQRLRPVDRCVVIGAGGLGHIGIQVLAAMTAAEIIVVDRNPDAVELARSIGAHHAVVADGTQVEQVLELTDGRGAEVVVDFVGEGGSTAAGIRMLREAGDYHVVGYGENIDVPTIDIISAEINVIGNLVGSYNDLTELMALAARGLVKLHTVKYALDDFQTAVDDLDGGRVRGRAILVP from the coding sequence ATGAGAGCCGTCCGCGTCGTGGGGTACCACCAGCCGCTGCAGATGCAGGAGGTTCCCACCCCCGAGGTGACGAGCCCCTTCGACGTCGTGGTGAAGATCGGCGGGGCCGGGGTCTGCCGCACCGACCTGCACATCCTCGAAGGGCAGTGGGCGCAGAAGTCCGGGGTCACCCTGCCGTACACGATCGGGCACGAGAACGCGGGCTGGGTCAGCGCGGTCGGTTCCGCGGTGACCAACGTCGCCGAGGGCGACAAGGTGATCCTGCACCCGAACACCACCTGCGGACTGTGCCGCGCGTGCCGTTCGGGCGACGACGTCCACTGCGTCGCCAAGGGTTTTCCGGGCATCGACGTGGACGGCGGGTACGCGGAACACCTCAAGACCTCCGCCCGCAGCGTCGTGAAGATCGACGACTCCCTCGAACCCTCCGACGTCGCCGCCCTGGCCGACGCCGGCCTGACGGCTTACCACGCGTGCGCCAAAGCGGCCCAGCGGTTGCGGCCGGTGGACCGGTGCGTGGTCATCGGGGCCGGTGGCCTGGGCCACATCGGGATCCAGGTGCTGGCGGCGATGACCGCGGCCGAGATCATCGTCGTCGACCGCAACCCCGACGCGGTGGAGCTGGCCCGCTCGATCGGCGCGCACCACGCGGTCGTGGCCGACGGGACCCAGGTCGAGCAGGTCCTGGAACTCACCGACGGCCGCGGCGCGGAGGTCGTCGTCGACTTCGTCGGCGAGGGCGGCTCGACCGCAGCGGGGATCAGGATGCTGCGCGAGGCCGGCGACTACCACGTCGTCGGGTACGGCGAGAACATCGACGTCCCCACCATCGACATCATCTCCGCGGAGATCAACGTCATCGGCAACCTGGTCGGGTCGTACAACGACCTGACGGAACTCATGGCCCTGGCCGCGCGCGGTCTGGTGAAGCTGCACACCGTGAAGTACGCCCTCGACGACTTCCAGACCGCGGTCGACGACCTCGACGGGGGCCGGGTGAGGGGCCGGGCCATCCTCGTCCCCTGA